Proteins co-encoded in one Pseudarthrobacter chlorophenolicus A6 genomic window:
- a CDS encoding type II toxin-antitoxin system HipA family toxin translates to MRHRIADVYKAGILAARLERYDGGTRFSYLPAYLAGGGPAVASSLPLTGEPVLSAAGAAPPYFTGLLPEGRRLNALRRSIKTSSDDDLSLLIAAGGNPVGDVQIIGHGEPLDPDEHAVELDPRQPVDFDQLLGDPDLIDPVALAGVQDKLSAGMISLPVAAQGKRFILKLNAPEFPHVVENELAMFRYAAKLRIPLSRVALIRDVAGRPGLLVERFDRVPPLDRTAGAGSDEVLRLAVEDGAQVLGLYPADKYNVGYGQVCRALAEHCAAPLPALRNLALQGAFAWLTGNGDLHAKNVSMVQDPRAGWVVAPVYDIPSTVVYGDKTLALAIDGKRTGISRRHFLGWTAGLGLPERAAGKVIDLALGASGPLLADLEAGTAFVGAATAGKNDGGGSPFPDIVTRAWVKELKHRRRLFEG, encoded by the coding sequence GTGAGGCACCGCATCGCGGACGTCTACAAGGCAGGGATCCTCGCTGCGCGGCTGGAGCGGTACGACGGAGGAACGAGGTTCAGCTACCTGCCCGCCTACCTGGCCGGCGGCGGACCCGCCGTCGCGTCCTCCCTTCCCCTCACCGGCGAACCGGTCCTGTCCGCCGCCGGGGCCGCCCCGCCGTACTTCACCGGCCTCCTGCCGGAAGGCCGGCGCCTGAATGCGCTGCGGCGGTCCATCAAAACCAGCTCTGACGACGACCTGTCACTGCTGATCGCGGCCGGCGGGAACCCTGTGGGCGACGTCCAGATCATCGGCCACGGCGAACCGCTGGACCCGGACGAACATGCGGTGGAGCTGGACCCGCGGCAGCCGGTGGACTTCGATCAACTCCTGGGCGACCCGGACCTGATCGATCCCGTGGCGCTCGCCGGTGTGCAGGACAAGCTGTCCGCCGGGATGATCTCGCTGCCCGTGGCCGCCCAGGGGAAACGGTTCATCCTCAAGCTCAACGCGCCCGAGTTCCCGCACGTGGTGGAGAACGAGCTTGCCATGTTCCGCTACGCGGCCAAACTGCGGATTCCGCTGAGCCGCGTGGCGCTGATCCGGGACGTCGCCGGGCGGCCGGGCCTGCTGGTGGAACGCTTCGACCGTGTGCCGCCCCTTGACCGCACGGCCGGCGCCGGTTCCGACGAAGTCCTGCGGCTCGCCGTCGAGGACGGAGCCCAGGTTCTCGGGCTGTACCCGGCGGACAAGTACAACGTGGGGTACGGGCAGGTGTGCCGGGCTCTGGCGGAGCACTGCGCGGCTCCGCTGCCGGCCCTCCGCAACCTTGCCCTGCAGGGTGCGTTTGCCTGGCTGACCGGGAACGGCGACCTGCACGCGAAGAACGTGTCCATGGTGCAGGATCCCCGGGCCGGCTGGGTGGTCGCACCCGTCTACGACATTCCCTCCACGGTTGTTTACGGCGACAAGACGCTCGCGCTGGCCATCGACGGCAAGCGGACAGGTATCTCCCGCCGCCACTTCCTGGGCTGGACCGCGGGCCTCGGGCTTCCGGAGCGTGCCGCCGGCAAGGTCATCGACCTGGCCTTGGGGGCATCAGGGCCACTGCTCGCCGACCTTGAGGCCGGCACCGCGTTTGTAGGGGCCGCTACGGCGGGGAAGAACGACGGCGGCGGGTCGCCGTTCCCGGACATCGTCACCAGGGCCTGGGTCAAGGAGTTGAAGCATCGCCGCCGGCTGTTCGAAGGGTAG
- a CDS encoding type II toxin-antitoxin system Y4mF family antitoxin — protein MTTAMDLVAAEVRARRAALRLTQRDLADMAGVSERFVRFVERGKPSVQLDSLLAVLDTLGLELRIADRASQAERSLASQVRAGSEAP, from the coding sequence ATGACCACAGCAATGGACCTGGTTGCCGCCGAGGTCCGGGCCAGACGCGCAGCACTGCGGCTTACCCAGCGGGACCTTGCCGACATGGCAGGCGTATCGGAGCGGTTCGTGAGGTTCGTGGAGCGGGGGAAGCCAAGCGTGCAGCTGGATTCGCTGCTTGCAGTCCTGGATACCCTGGGCCTCGAACTGCGGATCGCCGACAGGGCCAGCCAGGCCGAGCGTTCCCTCGCCAGCCAGGTCCGTGCCGGGAGTGAAGCGCCGTGA
- a CDS encoding FadR/GntR family transcriptional regulator: MNLSDSRTAGQPAFPLARLSAAEAVFNAIRVDIESGLVPVGSKLSSEATLAQQYGVSRSVIREALRSCTALGLTVTKTGKGTFVVANKVANDLTLGQYSARDLTEARPHIEIPAAGLAAERRTDEELDTLRQIMAAMATETDPESWVALDSTFHAAIARASGNKVFESVVADIRDALAHQSETLNMVADRQHASDIEHQHILAAIESGSADNARTAMARHLEAVGQALDSILNK, translated from the coding sequence GTGAACCTGTCAGACAGCCGGACAGCAGGACAGCCTGCGTTCCCCCTCGCGCGGCTCAGCGCCGCCGAGGCGGTCTTCAATGCCATCCGCGTGGACATCGAATCCGGGTTGGTTCCCGTGGGCAGCAAACTCAGCTCCGAAGCTACCCTCGCCCAGCAGTACGGCGTGAGCCGCTCTGTTATCCGGGAGGCGCTCCGCTCCTGCACAGCCCTGGGCCTGACGGTCACCAAGACCGGCAAGGGCACGTTCGTGGTGGCCAACAAAGTAGCCAACGACCTCACGCTGGGGCAGTACTCCGCCCGCGACCTGACGGAGGCCCGCCCCCACATCGAAATCCCTGCCGCCGGCCTGGCCGCCGAGCGGCGCACCGATGAAGAACTGGACACCCTCCGCCAGATCATGGCCGCCATGGCCACCGAAACCGATCCGGAGTCCTGGGTGGCCCTGGACTCCACCTTCCACGCCGCCATCGCCCGCGCCAGCGGCAACAAGGTCTTCGAAAGCGTCGTGGCCGATATCCGGGACGCTTTGGCCCACCAGTCGGAAACCCTGAACATGGTGGCGGACCGGCAGCACGCCTCAGACATTGAACACCAGCACATCCTCGCCGCCATCGAGTCAGGTTCCGCGGACAATGCGCGCACCGCCATGGCCCGCCACCTGGAAGCCGTGGGCCAGGCCCTCGACTCCATCCTCAACAAGTAA
- a CDS encoding asparaginase — protein MPSPAFSAARTPAPDHLALPQHAPLVAAVRSGLVESVHYGSALALRRDGSTAATAGNPEAPFYPRSSLKPLQAVAMVRAGLDLPADLLALAAASHSGDSRHRDGALRILELHGLSATDLENSTDLPYGTAEREKWLRNGGETTQLTQNCSGKHAAMAATCAINGWPVRGYLEPSHPLQQLVAATVTELTGEEPAAISTDGCGTPLFALTLRGMARAFGIIARAAGQADGTSDDGGPASLSAEAAVGLAMQQHPHMVAGEGRDVTELMRLVPGAVAKDGFEGVQLVGLADGSAAAVKISDGGDRARMPATVRLLEALGLDTGPLAAIATAPVLGGGHEVGRLQATDFLN, from the coding sequence ATGCCCTCCCCCGCGTTTTCCGCTGCCCGCACCCCTGCCCCGGACCACCTGGCCCTGCCGCAGCACGCTCCCCTGGTGGCGGCCGTCCGCAGCGGCCTTGTGGAAAGCGTCCACTACGGATCGGCCCTCGCCCTGCGCAGGGACGGCTCCACCGCCGCCACCGCCGGCAACCCCGAAGCCCCCTTCTACCCGCGCTCCTCGCTCAAGCCGCTCCAGGCAGTGGCCATGGTCCGGGCCGGCCTGGATCTCCCGGCGGACCTCCTGGCCCTGGCCGCCGCCAGCCACTCCGGCGACAGCCGCCACCGCGATGGCGCCCTCCGCATCCTGGAACTGCACGGCCTCAGCGCCACGGACCTCGAAAACAGCACTGACCTCCCCTACGGCACGGCCGAACGCGAAAAATGGCTGCGCAACGGCGGCGAAACCACGCAGCTCACCCAGAACTGCTCGGGCAAGCACGCCGCCATGGCCGCCACCTGCGCCATCAACGGCTGGCCGGTCCGCGGCTACCTTGAGCCGTCCCACCCGCTCCAGCAGCTCGTTGCCGCCACCGTCACCGAACTGACCGGCGAAGAACCCGCCGCCATCAGCACCGACGGCTGCGGAACCCCGCTGTTCGCCCTCACCCTCCGCGGCATGGCCCGCGCCTTCGGCATCATCGCGCGCGCAGCCGGCCAGGCGGACGGAACCTCCGACGACGGCGGGCCGGCGTCCCTAAGCGCGGAAGCCGCCGTCGGGCTCGCCATGCAGCAGCACCCCCACATGGTGGCGGGCGAGGGACGCGACGTCACGGAGCTCATGCGCCTGGTGCCGGGCGCCGTGGCCAAGGACGGCTTTGAAGGCGTCCAGCTGGTGGGCCTGGCCGACGGCAGCGCAGCAGCCGTCAAGATTTCCGACGGCGGCGACCGCGCCAGGATGCCGGCCACCGTCCGGCTCCTCGAGGCGCTGGGACTTGATACCGGCCCGCTGGCCGCCATCGCCACCGCACCCGTGCTGGGCGGCGGCCACGAAGTGGGCCGGCTGCAGGCCACCGACTTCCTCAACTGA
- a CDS encoding aspartate ammonia-lyase codes for MTITPTAENFRSEHDLLGDRDVPAEAYWGVHTLRAVENFPITGQPLSSNMHLVRGLAAVKLAAARTNRDLGLLDAERTAAIEQACQDILDGKLAEQFVVDVIQGGAGTSSNMNANEVIANRALEILGHPKGDYARLHPNDHVNLSQSTNDVYPTAVKLGTIFAARELLDALAELEEACAAKAQEFRTVVKMGRTQLQDAVPMTLGQEFGTYAVTIGEDRLRLAEAELLIHEINLGATAIGTGLNAPAGYADAACRHLAEVTGLPLVTAVDLIEATQDVGAFVHLSGVLKRVAVKLSKICNDLRLLSSGPRAGLGEINLPAVQSGSSIMPGKINPVIPEVVSQVAYEVIGNDVTITMAAEAGQLQLNAFEPVIVHSLHKSISHLEAACRTLTARCIRGITANTEHLRLTVEQSIGLVTALNPHLGYATATAIAQEALATGKGVAELVLEHGLLTATQLQELLSPERLANLSK; via the coding sequence ATGACCATCACACCAACCGCCGAAAACTTCCGGTCCGAACACGACCTGCTGGGTGACCGCGACGTCCCCGCGGAGGCATACTGGGGCGTGCACACCCTGCGCGCCGTGGAGAACTTCCCCATCACCGGCCAGCCGCTCTCCTCCAACATGCACCTGGTCCGCGGCCTGGCAGCGGTCAAGCTCGCCGCCGCCCGCACCAACCGGGACCTTGGCCTGCTGGATGCCGAACGCACCGCAGCCATCGAGCAGGCCTGCCAGGACATCCTGGACGGCAAACTCGCCGAGCAGTTCGTGGTGGACGTCATCCAAGGCGGCGCCGGAACGTCCTCCAATATGAACGCCAACGAGGTCATCGCCAACCGTGCCCTGGAAATCCTTGGCCACCCCAAGGGTGACTACGCCCGGCTGCACCCCAACGACCACGTCAACCTCAGCCAGTCCACCAACGACGTCTACCCCACCGCGGTGAAACTCGGCACCATCTTCGCCGCCCGGGAACTCCTGGACGCCCTGGCCGAACTGGAAGAAGCCTGCGCCGCCAAAGCGCAGGAGTTCCGCACCGTGGTGAAGATGGGCCGCACCCAGCTCCAGGACGCCGTCCCCATGACCCTGGGCCAGGAATTCGGAACCTACGCCGTCACCATCGGCGAGGACCGGCTGCGGCTGGCCGAGGCCGAACTCCTGATCCACGAGATCAACCTCGGCGCCACCGCCATCGGCACCGGACTGAACGCCCCGGCCGGCTACGCCGACGCCGCCTGCCGTCACCTGGCCGAGGTCACTGGCCTGCCGCTGGTCACCGCCGTCGACCTGATCGAGGCCACCCAGGACGTGGGCGCGTTCGTCCACCTCTCCGGCGTACTCAAGCGCGTGGCCGTCAAGCTCTCCAAGATCTGCAACGACCTCCGCCTGCTCTCCTCCGGCCCGCGCGCCGGCCTGGGCGAAATCAACCTGCCGGCCGTACAGTCCGGTTCCTCCATCATGCCCGGCAAGATCAACCCGGTGATCCCGGAAGTGGTTTCCCAGGTGGCCTACGAAGTGATCGGCAACGACGTCACCATCACCATGGCCGCCGAAGCCGGGCAGCTTCAGCTCAACGCGTTCGAACCCGTCATTGTCCACAGCCTCCACAAGAGCATCTCCCACCTCGAAGCAGCCTGCCGCACCCTGACGGCCCGCTGCATCCGCGGAATCACCGCCAACACCGAACACCTGCGGCTCACGGTGGAGCAATCCATCGGCCTGGTTACCGCCCTGAACCCCCACCTGGGCTACGCCACCGCCACTGCCATCGCGCAGGAAGCCCTCGCCACCGGCAAGGGCGTGGCCGAGCTGGTCCTGGAACACGGGCTGCTCACCGCCACCCAACTGCAGGAACTCCTGAGCCCCGAACGGCTCGCCAACCTCAGCAAGTAG
- a CDS encoding amino acid permease translates to MSQSPLPDHVIDGGHAHATETSLHAEDKGYHKSLKPRQIQMIAIGGAIGTGLFLGAGGRLNAAGPSLVIAYAVCGFFAFLILRALGELVLHRPSSGSFVSYAREFFGEKAAFVSGWFYWINWATTTIVDITAAALYMHFFGNYVPWMADVPQWVWALIALVVVLSLNLVSVKVFGEMEFWFALIKVAALVAFLLVGTYFVIFGTPVDGQQVGLSLLSDNGGVFPNGLLPMIILMQGVLFAYASIELVGTAAGETENPEKIMPKAINSVVFRIAVFYVGSVILLALLLPYTSYQKGVSPFVTFFGSIGVQGVDVIMNLVVLTAALSSLNAGLYSTGRILRSMSVNGSAPKFASRMNKAGVPYGGIAITAGVSLLGVPLNYLVPAEAFEIVLNIASVGIIMTWATIVLCQIQLKRWADKGWVERPSFRLFGAPFTGYLSLVFLVGVLVMVFIDSPFTMMVTAIASVLMVFGWFACRKRIHEIAETREGHTGISPVVANPPAGTFKK, encoded by the coding sequence ATGAGTCAGTCCCCACTCCCAGACCACGTCATCGACGGCGGTCACGCACACGCCACCGAGACCTCGCTGCACGCCGAGGACAAGGGCTATCACAAGAGCCTGAAGCCGCGGCAGATCCAGATGATCGCCATCGGCGGCGCCATCGGTACCGGCCTGTTCCTCGGTGCCGGCGGCCGCCTGAACGCGGCCGGCCCGTCCCTGGTCATCGCCTACGCCGTCTGCGGTTTCTTCGCGTTCCTGATCCTGCGGGCCCTCGGCGAGCTGGTGCTCCACCGCCCCTCCTCCGGGTCCTTCGTGTCCTACGCCCGTGAGTTCTTCGGTGAGAAGGCCGCGTTCGTGTCCGGCTGGTTCTACTGGATCAACTGGGCCACCACCACCATCGTGGACATCACCGCGGCGGCCCTCTACATGCACTTCTTCGGCAACTACGTGCCCTGGATGGCTGACGTTCCGCAGTGGGTGTGGGCCCTGATCGCCCTGGTGGTGGTCCTGAGCCTGAACCTGGTTTCCGTGAAGGTATTCGGCGAAATGGAGTTCTGGTTCGCCCTCATCAAGGTGGCCGCCCTGGTGGCGTTCCTCCTTGTAGGCACGTACTTCGTCATCTTCGGCACCCCGGTGGACGGCCAACAGGTTGGCCTGAGCCTCCTCTCGGACAACGGCGGCGTGTTCCCCAACGGCCTGCTGCCCATGATCATCCTGATGCAGGGCGTTCTGTTCGCCTACGCCTCGATCGAGCTGGTGGGCACCGCGGCCGGCGAGACCGAGAACCCCGAGAAGATCATGCCCAAGGCCATCAACTCCGTGGTCTTCCGCATCGCCGTGTTCTACGTGGGCTCCGTGATCCTGCTGGCACTGCTGCTGCCCTACACGTCCTACCAAAAGGGCGTCAGCCCGTTCGTGACGTTCTTCGGCTCCATCGGCGTCCAGGGCGTGGACGTGATCATGAACCTGGTGGTCCTCACCGCGGCGCTCTCCTCGCTGAACGCCGGCCTGTACTCCACCGGCCGCATCCTGCGGTCGATGTCCGTCAACGGATCGGCTCCGAAGTTCGCGTCCCGCATGAACAAGGCCGGCGTCCCCTACGGCGGCATCGCCATCACCGCCGGCGTCTCGCTGCTGGGTGTGCCGCTGAACTACCTGGTCCCGGCGGAAGCCTTCGAGATCGTGCTGAACATCGCCTCCGTGGGCATCATCATGACCTGGGCCACCATCGTCCTGTGCCAGATCCAGCTCAAGCGCTGGGCGGACAAGGGCTGGGTGGAGCGGCCATCCTTCCGGCTGTTCGGCGCCCCGTTCACCGGATACCTCTCGCTGGTCTTCCTGGTGGGTGTCCTGGTGATGGTGTTCATCGACTCGCCCTTCACCATGATGGTGACAGCCATCGCCTCTGTGCTGATGGTGTTCGGCTGGTTCGCCTGCCGCAAGCGCATCCATGAGATTGCCGAAACCCGGGAGGGCCACACCGGCATCTCGCCGGTGGTGGCCAATCCTCCGGCAGGCACCTTCAAGAAGTAG
- the ggt gene encoding gamma-glutamyltransferase, whose translation MPHLGRRVGALTAALAMSVTSGAIMSPASAHKWDDEPEKKATATGYGGAVSTVDADASAAAISVLRKGGNAVDAAVAAAATLGVTEPYSAGIGGGGYFVYYDAKSGEVHTLDGRETAPAAMPNDAFIDPSTGKAYNFTPELVTSGVSVGVPGTAATWERALERWGSLSLGDALEPAIDVADNGFTVDETFNLQTAENQVRFEAFPATSELYLPGGAAPAVGTVLKNPDLADTYRLLGDEGTDAFYQGPLAEEIAATVQNPPKTATTKLPVPKGFMTAEDLANYEVLNQDPTHVEYRGYDVYGMAPSSSGGTTVGEALNILAPFELPDLVRGKGNAKNQSDVLHHYLEASALAFADRAKYVGDPKFVDVPTEVLLDDVFGKERACNIDPRKAAVKPVAAGDVENYDGTCDVAPAAGEDAKDTENINTTNLTVSDKWGNVVEYTLTIEQTGGSGIVVPGRGFILNNELTDFSTVYKEDDPNRIQPGKRPRSSMSPTIVLKDGDPFLALGSPGGSTIITTVLQTLVNRIDLGMSIEDAVAAPRASQRNTANVTAEQGFIDSPSGKVLAAKFGHKFTAAGTPGTSAAEIGAATAIEFHRDGRVTAVAEPERRGGGSAMVVKPAR comes from the coding sequence ATGCCACATCTGGGACGCCGGGTAGGAGCCTTAACGGCTGCACTGGCGATGAGCGTGACGTCCGGAGCCATCATGAGTCCGGCCTCGGCCCACAAGTGGGACGACGAACCCGAGAAGAAAGCCACCGCCACCGGATACGGGGGAGCGGTCAGCACAGTGGACGCCGACGCTTCCGCCGCCGCCATCTCAGTGCTCCGCAAGGGCGGCAACGCCGTGGACGCCGCCGTCGCAGCGGCGGCAACCCTGGGGGTAACGGAGCCCTACTCTGCCGGGATCGGCGGAGGCGGCTACTTTGTGTACTACGACGCGAAGAGCGGCGAGGTGCACACGCTGGACGGCCGTGAGACCGCACCTGCGGCGATGCCGAACGATGCATTCATTGATCCTTCCACCGGGAAGGCGTACAACTTCACCCCGGAGCTGGTCACCAGCGGCGTCTCCGTAGGCGTCCCCGGCACAGCCGCCACGTGGGAGCGGGCCCTCGAACGCTGGGGCAGCCTGAGCCTCGGCGATGCCCTGGAGCCCGCCATTGACGTGGCAGACAACGGGTTCACCGTGGACGAGACCTTCAACCTTCAGACCGCCGAGAACCAGGTGCGTTTTGAGGCCTTCCCGGCCACCAGCGAACTTTACCTCCCCGGCGGTGCGGCGCCCGCCGTCGGAACCGTCCTGAAGAACCCCGACCTCGCCGACACCTACCGGCTGCTGGGGGATGAGGGTACCGACGCCTTCTACCAGGGCCCGCTCGCCGAGGAAATCGCTGCGACGGTCCAGAACCCGCCCAAGACGGCAACCACCAAACTGCCCGTCCCCAAGGGGTTCATGACCGCAGAGGACCTGGCTAACTACGAGGTCCTGAACCAGGACCCCACCCATGTGGAGTACCGGGGTTATGACGTCTACGGCATGGCACCGTCCAGCAGCGGCGGCACCACGGTGGGCGAGGCCCTGAACATCCTGGCCCCCTTCGAACTGCCTGACCTGGTGAGGGGCAAGGGCAACGCCAAGAACCAGTCCGATGTCCTGCACCACTACCTTGAAGCGTCGGCCCTCGCCTTCGCGGACCGTGCCAAGTACGTGGGTGATCCGAAATTCGTGGACGTCCCCACAGAAGTCCTCCTTGACGACGTCTTCGGCAAGGAACGCGCCTGCAACATCGATCCCCGGAAAGCTGCAGTGAAGCCCGTGGCGGCGGGCGACGTTGAGAACTACGACGGCACCTGCGATGTTGCGCCGGCGGCCGGCGAGGACGCCAAGGACACCGAGAACATCAACACCACCAACCTCACCGTCTCGGACAAGTGGGGCAACGTGGTGGAGTACACGCTCACCATCGAACAGACCGGGGGATCGGGCATCGTGGTTCCCGGCCGTGGCTTCATCCTGAACAACGAACTCACGGACTTCTCCACGGTGTACAAGGAGGACGATCCGAACCGCATCCAGCCCGGCAAGCGGCCCCGGTCCTCGATGTCGCCCACCATCGTGCTGAAGGACGGCGATCCGTTCTTGGCGCTCGGTTCGCCCGGCGGCTCGACGATCATCACCACTGTGCTGCAGACGCTGGTTAACCGGATCGACCTCGGCATGAGCATCGAGGATGCGGTGGCGGCGCCCCGCGCCTCGCAGCGCAATACCGCCAATGTGACAGCAGAACAGGGCTTCATCGACTCGCCCTCCGGCAAGGTCCTGGCGGCTAAGTTCGGCCACAAGTTCACGGCAGCCGGTACCCCCGGCACGTCCGCGGCCGAGATCGGCGCAGCAACGGCCATTGAGTTCCATCGGGATGGCCGCGTGACAGCGGTGGCTGAACCCGAACGGCGCGGCGGCGGATCGGCCATGGTGGTCAAACCCGCCCGGTGA
- a CDS encoding ATP-binding protein produces the protein MTNWRIRDFHSADLDGILHLWETLKATNVEPVYALSEVLASCEKDHAVVAVLGDLVVGAAVGRAAHDQGWIVFLATLPEYRGRGIGTSLLAAVENRMAPHGLNKLSALMPESETRVEAFLGRGFALKKNLRYFERTIPVQRQELGALGQLGGRVLARDLWENVAGMRKEKELLERRLVLPLAEADLADEFGVVPPRAVVLFGPPGTGKTTFAKAIASRLEWPFVEVFPSRLAADPQGLAGALRETFLEIAELEHAVVFIDEVEEIASQRAGDPPSPLQGVTNELLKIIPAFREQPGRLLVCATNFIRALDTAFLRHGRFDYVIPIGLPDRQAREAMWQRFIPAPVVDDVDVELLVEKTEGFSPADIEYAARSASQRALEKAVYDDGGLASDSRVSVREAVRKGPSTEDYLAAIAETRTTVSAEVHQDFLEDIDALGRV, from the coding sequence ATGACCAACTGGCGGATCAGGGATTTTCACTCAGCGGACCTGGACGGGATCCTGCACCTGTGGGAGACGCTCAAGGCAACCAACGTGGAGCCGGTCTACGCACTCTCAGAGGTCCTGGCCTCGTGCGAGAAGGACCATGCCGTGGTGGCGGTGCTGGGCGACCTGGTGGTGGGTGCCGCCGTAGGGCGTGCCGCGCATGACCAGGGCTGGATCGTCTTCCTGGCCACCCTGCCGGAGTACCGCGGCCGGGGCATCGGCACCTCGCTGCTGGCCGCCGTCGAAAACCGGATGGCACCGCACGGGCTGAACAAGCTGTCCGCCCTGATGCCCGAGTCCGAAACCCGGGTGGAAGCGTTCCTGGGCCGCGGCTTCGCGCTGAAGAAGAACCTGCGCTACTTCGAACGCACCATCCCCGTGCAGCGGCAGGAGCTCGGCGCCCTCGGGCAGCTGGGTGGCCGGGTCCTGGCCCGCGACCTCTGGGAAAACGTCGCCGGCATGCGGAAGGAAAAGGAACTCCTGGAACGCCGCCTGGTGCTTCCGCTGGCCGAAGCGGACCTCGCGGACGAATTCGGCGTGGTGCCGCCGCGCGCCGTCGTCCTTTTCGGCCCGCCGGGAACCGGCAAGACCACGTTCGCCAAGGCCATCGCCTCACGCCTGGAGTGGCCGTTCGTTGAAGTGTTCCCGTCCCGCCTCGCCGCGGATCCGCAGGGCCTGGCCGGGGCCTTGCGGGAAACCTTCCTCGAAATCGCCGAGCTTGAGCACGCGGTGGTGTTCATCGACGAGGTGGAGGAAATCGCCTCACAGCGCGCCGGCGACCCGCCCTCGCCCCTGCAGGGGGTCACCAACGAACTGCTTAAGATCATTCCGGCGTTCCGGGAACAGCCCGGCCGGCTCCTGGTGTGCGCCACCAACTTCATCCGTGCCCTGGACACGGCGTTCCTCCGGCACGGCCGGTTCGACTATGTCATCCCCATCGGGCTGCCGGACCGGCAAGCCCGCGAAGCCATGTGGCAGCGCTTCATCCCCGCGCCCGTGGTGGATGATGTGGACGTGGAACTCCTCGTGGAGAAGACCGAGGGCTTCTCGCCGGCCGATATCGAGTACGCCGCCCGCAGCGCATCACAGCGGGCGCTTGAAAAAGCCGTGTACGACGACGGCGGGCTGGCTTCGGATTCGCGGGTTTCCGTCCGGGAGGCGGTGCGGAAGGGGCCCTCCACCGAGGATTACCTCGCCGCGATCGCCGAAACCCGCACCACCGTCAGCGCCGAGGTACACCAGGACTTCCTCGAAGACATCGACGCTCTGGGAAGGGTCTGA
- a CDS encoding low temperature requirement protein A has translation MSSNPLRHAFARMGGRDPHEKHRAATPLELFFDLTFVIAFGVAGSQFAHEIAEAHVLPGLIGFAFAMFAVIWAWINFTWFASAYDTDDWVFRVVTMVQIVGVLILTMGIEPMFHSIVEGQHVDNRVIVGGYILMRLALVAQWMRAARQDPARRETCLRYARYLAVVQLGWVAVLVLDTGVAATLLMVVPLVALEMATPYFAERRAATPWHAHHIAERYGLLAIIALGECLIGAIETLRAFVANSGWTTDAALVGFGGTALAFGMWWVYFMLPAGRALHLRRHRSYLFGYGHIPIFAAIAATGAGLHVAAYYIDHEAHIGAAAAVASIAIPVAVFKATLTWLYSVMMGADRMVIAVAAGVIAIQGGAVALAAAGASVPACLLVIVAALAASIVIDEKRGSDRVHAALSKLETRAEPGLPA, from the coding sequence ATGTCCTCAAACCCCCTCCGGCATGCGTTCGCGCGCATGGGCGGCCGCGATCCGCATGAGAAACACCGGGCAGCCACCCCGCTGGAGCTCTTCTTCGACCTGACGTTCGTCATTGCCTTCGGCGTGGCGGGAAGCCAGTTCGCCCATGAAATCGCGGAGGCCCACGTGCTGCCCGGGCTGATCGGTTTCGCGTTCGCGATGTTCGCCGTGATTTGGGCCTGGATCAACTTCACCTGGTTCGCCAGCGCCTACGACACGGACGACTGGGTGTTCCGCGTGGTCACCATGGTCCAGATCGTGGGCGTCCTGATCCTCACCATGGGAATCGAGCCGATGTTCCACTCGATCGTCGAGGGGCAGCATGTGGACAACCGGGTCATTGTGGGCGGCTACATCCTGATGCGCCTGGCCCTGGTGGCGCAGTGGATGCGCGCCGCCCGCCAGGATCCCGCCCGCCGCGAGACCTGCCTGCGCTACGCCCGGTACCTGGCCGTCGTCCAGCTGGGCTGGGTGGCAGTTCTGGTCCTCGACACCGGCGTGGCGGCCACCCTCCTGATGGTGGTCCCGCTGGTGGCACTGGAGATGGCCACGCCCTATTTCGCCGAGCGCAGGGCCGCCACCCCGTGGCATGCCCACCACATCGCCGAACGGTACGGACTGCTGGCCATCATCGCCCTGGGCGAGTGCCTGATCGGTGCCATCGAGACGCTGCGTGCGTTCGTGGCCAACAGCGGCTGGACCACGGACGCAGCCCTGGTGGGATTCGGTGGAACAGCGCTGGCCTTTGGGATGTGGTGGGTGTATTTCATGCTGCCTGCCGGGCGGGCCCTGCACCTGCGGCGGCACCGCTCTTACTTGTTCGGCTACGGCCACATCCCCATCTTCGCGGCCATCGCCGCAACCGGGGCAGGCCTCCATGTCGCCGCCTACTACATCGACCACGAGGCCCACATCGGCGCCGCGGCCGCGGTGGCGAGCATTGCCATCCCGGTGGCGGTTTTCAAGGCGACCCTCACCTGGCTGTACAGCGTGATGATGGGAGCCGACCGGATGGTCATAGCAGTCGCGGCCGGCGTCATCGCCATCCAGGGCGGTGCGGTAGCCCTGGCGGCGGCAGGCGCCTCCGTCCCCGCGTGTTTGCTGGTAATCGTTGCCGCCCTGGCCGCTTCGATCGTCATCGACGAAAAACGCGGCAGCGACCGGGTGCACGCGGCCCTGTCGAAGCTGGAGACGCGCGCTGAGCCGGGACTGCCCGCCTAG